The following coding sequences are from one Nilaparvata lugens isolate BPH chromosome 4, ASM1435652v1, whole genome shotgun sequence window:
- the LOC120351133 gene encoding structural maintenance of chromosomes protein 3-like → MIHEMSKDAQFITTTFRPELLQNANKFYGVKFRNKVSHVECCTREEAHDFVEDDTTHA, encoded by the exons ATGATTCACGAGATGTCCAAAGACGCGCAATTCATCACAACCACATTCAGACCTGAGCTCTTACAGAACGCCAATAAGTTCTATGGTGTCAAGTTCAGAAATAAG GTCAGTCACGTGGAGTGCTGCACGAGAGAAGAGGCTCATGACTTCGTTGAGGATGACACCACCCATGCTTAA
- the LOC111054444 gene encoding ionotropic receptor 40a: protein MTTIHKLEDDDKKSKLQVDIKKHMTSHKRVVYLIIGRKKTLENVMNMIKKEDLIQRNILYIFLWNKFPPSRNFSAAIIEAVQVCVFVKTRAGNFNFYYNRKFPNGKGKLELVNWWSQRDKLFVHPLLPQTEDVYRDFHKRRFKIPVVNKPPWYFVSYSDNNVIQSVRGRDKKLLDLISQKLNFKLVHFDPPDHSQGSAIVNGSMQGVLGTIWKREVEMFIGDLTVTYERSQAVDFTFPTLVDNEVFLTHAPGYLSEAVALIRPFHWKVWPPVIVTFLVSGPVLFFFMRNARVGKRKERIVKKDRGKLLCDCIWLTSAIFLKQSCLVRTNSTQVRFVVLTLYLGATYVIGDMYSANLTSMLARPARETPISSLEQLAGAMEKKGIQLLAELHSASHGNLENGTGLYRRIWNTMKRQPKYLITTAERGIELVKDNKHFALIGGRETFYYNTRRYGAHFFHLSEKLHTRYSAIALQVGCPFIQNFNRVLMQLFEAGILAKITEDEYQKLIEDKNANDNKKVETVAEGRKAKEEEQDGSQPRAMSMDTLSGAFLVLFIGYCASALLLLMEIAYFKSKRKKIQSIVERGRNGRANSRAMIHTKYNYCD from the exons ATGACAACAATCCACAAActtgaagatgatgataaaaaaTCAAAG TTGCAGGTTGATATAAAGAAGCATATGACATCTCACAAGAGAGTAGTGTACTTGATTATTGGTCGTAAGAAGACATTGGAAAATGTCATGAATATG ATAAAGAAGGAAGATCTCATACAACGCAATATACTGTACATATTTCTTTGGAACAAATTTCCGCCCAGTAGAAACTTCAGCGCAGCTATAATTGAAGCGGTTCAAGTATGCGTGTTTGTGAAAACCAGAGCTGGAAA tttcaatttctattacAACAGAAAATTTCCAAATGGAAAAGGTAAACTAGAACTGGTGAATTGGTGGTCTCAGCGAGATAAACTGTTTGTTCACCCTCTACTTCCACAAACAGAAGATGTTTATAGAGATTTCCATAAGAGGCGTTTCAAAATTCCTGTAGTTAAT AAACCTCCTTGGTACTTCGTGAGCTATTCTGACAACAATGTAATACAATCAGTTCGGGGAAGAGATAAGAAGCTACTTGATCTGATATCCCAGAAACTCAACTTCAA ACTAGTGCACTTTGATCCACCTGATCATAGCCAAGGCTCGGCTATTGTCAACGGTTCAATGCAGGGAGTGCTTGGAACAATATGGAAACGT gAAGTGGAAATGTTTATTGGTGATCTAACAGTGACGTATGAGAGAAGTCAGGCTGTTGATTTCACGTTTCCAACACTCGTTGACAACGAGGTTTTCCTGACTCATGCGCCAGGCTATCTCAGTGAAGCAGTGGCTCTTATCAGACCTTTTCATTGGAAG GTTTGGCCCCCTGTAATTGTCACCTTTTTGGTGTCAGGTCCAGTTTTGTTCTTTTTCATGAGAAATGCACGTGTTGGGAAACGTAAAGAAAGAATAGTAAAAAAGGATAGAGGAAAGCTTCTCTGTGATTGTATCTGGTTGACATCAGCAATTTTTCTCAAGCAGA GTTGCCTTGTACGCACCAACTCGACTCAAGTACGTTTTGTAGTGTTGACTCTGTATTTGGGAGCAACTTATGTGATAGGTGACATGTATTCGGCCAATTTGACATCAATGCTGGCTAGGCCAGCCCGAG AGACTCCAATAAGCAGTTTAGAGCAATTAGCTGGAGCAATGGAGAAAAAAGGAATTCAACTTTTAGCCGAGCTTCATAGTGCGTCTCATGGAAATCTTGAG AATGGTACTGGTTTGTACAGAAGGATTTGGAATACAATGAAACGGCAACCGAAGTATTTAATAACAACTGCAGAGAGAGGAATCGAACTTGTCAAAGATAACAAGCATTTTGCTCTGATTGGGGGAAGAGAAACATTCTACTACAACACTCGAAGATACG GTGCTCATTTCTTCCACCTAAGTGAGAAACTACATACCAGGTATTCGGCCATAGCATTGCAAGTTGGATGTCCATTCATACAAAACTTCAATAGAGT tttGATGCAGTTATTTGAAGCTGGTATTCTAGCCAAAATAACAGAGGACGAATACCAGAAATTAATTGAAGACAAGAatgcaaatgacaataagaaAGTCGAGACAGTAGCTGAAGGTAGAAAggccaaagaagaagaacaggatGGAAGTCAGCCAAGAGCTATGAGCATGGACACTCTGAGTGGAGCTTTTCTTGTACTTTTCATCGGCTACTGTGCTTCAG CGTTGCTTCTACTCATGGAAATTGCTTATTTCAAAAGCAAAAGAAAGAAGATTCAATCAATTGTGGAGCGTGGTAGGAATGGGAGAGCCAATAGTAGAGCAATGATCcatacaaaatataattattgtgattga